A window of Erpetoichthys calabaricus chromosome 12, fErpCal1.3, whole genome shotgun sequence contains these coding sequences:
- the LOC114662382 gene encoding coagulation factor IX-like — protein sequence MIKICQVFLILIVAEANNRGCEASIFVSSKSAQSVLSRTRRYNTGLFEELKPGNLERECLEERCTFEEAREIFEDKDKALDFWYRHVDGDQCQSSPCHNGGSCKDDIASYICWCPTGYQGKNCELENIRRCNLDNGGCMHFCTTVSQTQVNCSCAVGYKLEEDGKTCTSKVPFPCGRLGESVNKRLNANVRTLIDEEEVSLSNNSLTFELLNSTNSSLLQTTSEPQVNEDDRIVGGTSCAHGEIPWQVAIINKDSGECFCGGSIVNENWIVTAAHCFVKRVPTEIAVGETDLSKKEGTESRYDIQQVFLHPRYNYTKSRYNNDIALLRLKKPILFTEFVVPICLGPKDFTENLMQSGYMAQVSGWGRLIQGGRQSSVLQKVEVPYVDRLACKVSSNEEILNTMFCAGFVDERKDACQGDSGGPHTTKYKDTHFLTGIVSWGEGCAVHGKYGIYTRVSRFYNWISSTTNK from the exons ccagCATTTTTGTCTCCTCTAAATCTGCCCAGTCCGTTCTTTCAAGGACCAGAAGGTACAACACAGGGCTGTTTGaggaactgaagccaggaaatcTGGAGCGAGAGTGCCTCGAGGAGAGATGCACCTTTGAGGAGGCCAGAGAAATCTTCGAGGACAAAGACAAAGCA ctaGACTTCTGGTATCGCCATGTTG ATGGAGATCAGTGCCAGTCATCACCATGTCACAATGGTGGCAGCTGTAAAGATGACATTGCATCTTATATATGTTGGTGCCCTACTGGATATCAAGGGAAAAACTGTGAACTTG AGAATATTAGAAGGTGCAATTTGGACAATGGAGGTTGCATGCATTTCTGCACCACTGTTTCCCAGACACAAGTGAATTGCTCTTGTGCCGTGGGTTACAAACTTGAGGAGGATGGGAAGACATGCACATCTAAAG TTCCATTTCCCTGTGGGAGACTAGGGGAGTCTGTGAATAAACGTCTCAATGCAAATGTGCGGACACTGATCGACGAGGAAGAAGTTAGCCTGAGTAATAACTCTTTGACCTTTGAGCTATTAAACAGTACAAACAGCAGCCTACTCCAAACCACAAGTGAGCCACAAGTCAACGAAGACGATCGCATTGTAGGTGGGACCAGCTGTGCTCATGGAGAAATCCCTTGGCAG GTTGCCATAATCAATAAAGACTCTGGGGAGTGTTTCTGTGGAGGTTCTATTGTCAATGAAAATTGGATTGTGACGGCAGCTCACTGCTTTGTAAAGCGAGTCCCCACCGAAATTGCAGTGG GGGAAACTGACCTTAGCAAGAAGGAAGGAACAGAAAGTCGGTATGACATCCAGCAGGTTTTCCTTCATCCTCGCTATAATTACACTAAAAGCCGTTACAATAATGACATAGCCTTGTTGCGCCTCAAGAAACCTATTTTATTCACTGAGTTTGTTGTGCCCATTTGTCTGGGGCCCAAAGACTTCACGGAAAATCTGATGCAGTCAGGCTACATGGCACAGGTGAGTGGCTGGGGACGTCTCATTCAAGGAGGCCGTCAGTCTTCAGTCCTCCAGAAAGTTGAGGTACCTTATGTTGATCGCTTAGCCTGCAAGGTCTCAAGTAATGAAGAGATTCTAAACACCATGTTCTGTGCCGGTTTTGTTGATGAAAGGAAGGATGCATGTCAAGGAGACAGTGGCGGGCCTCACACCACCAAGTACAAGGATACACATTTCCTGACTGGTATCGTCAGCTGGGGAGAGGGATGTGCTGTCCATGGAAAGTACGGGATCTACACACGAGTGTCCCGTTTCTACAACTGGATTAGCAGCACTACCAACAAATAA